Within the Flavobacterium sp. N502536 genome, the region TCTACAGTTCCATTGAAACGACCGTGAACTGAATCATATTTTAACAAGTAAGCCAAGTGATCTACATCTAACAAATCATTGATTGCTACTACTTCTACATTATCTCTATTGAAAGTTTCTCTAAAAACGATTCTTCCGATACGTCCAAATCCGTTTATTCCTAATTTTACTTTTGACATTTTACTTAATTTTTTGTTTTTTATTACACTAATTCAAAGTCTAATTTCCTCACAATAAACTTCTTTCCTTTTTAAACTTTTTTTTATGTCGACATGATATCGGACACTCTCAACAATTCTCTGTCAATCTCAGATTTACCTTTGATTGCCTGTTCAAGAGGTGTCAAAACAACTTTGTCAGCCTGCAAACCAACCATATAATTTGATTTTCCTTCTATTAAGGACTCTACCGCTTTTACTCCTAAACGGCTTGCCAAAACACGGTCAAAACAAGATGGAGAACCACCTCGCTGCATGTGTCCTAACACAGATACCCTAACATCATACTCAGGCAGGTTGGCTTCTACGTAATCTTTTAGTTCGAAAACGTTTTTACCAATTTTATCTCCTTCGGCGATCACTACGATACTTGATGATTTTCCTGAAGCTTTACTTTTTTGAAGAGAATCTAATAATCGGTCTAAACCTAAATCTTCTTCAGGAATAAGAATTTCTTCGGCACCGGCTCCAATTCCGGCATTAAGAGCAATATGACCTGCATCTCTACCCATTACCTCTACAAAAAACAGACGGTTATGCGAACTTGCAGTATCTCTGATCTTATCGATACAATCTACAACAGTATTTAAGGCTGTATCATAACCTAAAGTATGACTGGTTCCAAAAATATCATTATCAATTGTTCCCGGGATTCCCATTACTGGAAAACCATATTCTGAATTAAAAATTAATCCTCCGGTAAAACTTCCGTCTCCTCCAATAACAACCAAAGCATCAACTCCGGCTTTTAAAAGATTCTCGTGTGCTTTTTTTCTACCTTCAGGGCTTCTAAACTCAACTGAACGAGCTGATTTCAGAATCGTTCCACCTTTGTTTACAATATTATTTACGCTTCGGGGTCCCATTTCTTTGAAGTCTCCTTCAATCATTCCCTGATACCCTCTATAAATTCCTATGCATTCTATATTATGATAAGCGCATGTTCGAACAACTGATCGTATTGCGGCATTCATTCCTGGTGAGTCACCTCCCGATGTTAGAACACCAACTTTTTTTATTGTTTTTGGCATTATTTAAGTATTAAAGTGTAAAATTAGCAAACATTCACCACTTCTTGGGTTATGTTTATAATAAATTAATAAAATATGTTAAATTCAAACGTTTTCGTTAATAAGTTTTTCTATTACTAAAAATTCATTTACAATAATAAATGTCCCTTATTTTAATTGAATGTTTAAAATTAACAATACATAAATGAAGTGTTATAAAATTTCAGGGCATCCTCCCCTTTTCAAAAAAATAAGTGGATCTATAAATTTAGCACAAAAAAACCATTCGCAGCAACGAATGGTTTCTTATGAGTGTATTTTTAACAAATTTCCTAAAAATCATTATCCGGAATCAATCCTTCATTGTTTATAGGCGGCGGAACTTTTCGTTCTTCCTCTTTTTTCTCTTCTTTCTTATCCTTCTTTTTGT harbors:
- the pfkA gene encoding 6-phosphofructokinase, coding for MPKTIKKVGVLTSGGDSPGMNAAIRSVVRTCAYHNIECIGIYRGYQGMIEGDFKEMGPRSVNNIVNKGGTILKSARSVEFRSPEGRKKAHENLLKAGVDALVVIGGDGSFTGGLIFNSEYGFPVMGIPGTIDNDIFGTSHTLGYDTALNTVVDCIDKIRDTASSHNRLFFVEVMGRDAGHIALNAGIGAGAEEILIPEEDLGLDRLLDSLQKSKASGKSSSIVVIAEGDKIGKNVFELKDYVEANLPEYDVRVSVLGHMQRGGSPSCFDRVLASRLGVKAVESLIEGKSNYMVGLQADKVVLTPLEQAIKGKSEIDRELLRVSDIMST